The proteins below come from a single Chitinophaga pinensis DSM 2588 genomic window:
- a CDS encoding LTA synthase family protein — MKYLWKSIPRYIRYVIVQVLFLYLFMVVFRLVFFLFFFKTTVTGNAPILKAWSLGLKFDMRLALILGVPILLTAFIARNHFFTKAAIRRPLFVYLFIVYLVLTLGYVFDLGHYAYLGLRMDPTVTRFLAYGERADNARMLWQSYPVIRTLIGIGLFLFLITIQFTRSYYRMGKEPAVKLGNWKYTGWLASMVILFAAGIYANVAYFPLRWSQAMFTKDNGVTSLSLNPILYYISNMSVQKDTYDIPKTKEYYPVIADYLKIDQPNVDKLDFVRNIPGREGKKMNVVLVMLESTGAAITSMYNNPMMPTPNMKQLADSGILFNNFFVPAISTARTVYGVTTGLPDITLTKTASRHPQMVDQRVVMDQFQGYEKLYLLGGNTNWANIRAVFTNNVEGIKIFEEGYYKAPKADVWGVSDFDLITEADEIFRDANIRQKPFVAFLQLADNHPPYTTTKGRGDFKKVTEKDIDMEKFKKAGFVSMEQFNAIRYEDYNVGHLMELAKQGGYLDNTIFIMFGDHNCTLNPYHFMPTPEYELISGGVHAACFIYCPALVKPQVVNYAVSLVDIYPTMAKLAGIPFKNYTLGQDMLDTTLTSRYAFATYLKNLQTHISLIGQRYQYEINTYTQKSYLYDMQGDPLKDVKQQNPDTAKALDNLTRAFYESTRYLMFNNKK, encoded by the coding sequence ATGAAATATTTATGGAAGAGTATACCCAGGTATATTCGGTATGTGATCGTTCAAGTCTTATTCCTGTACCTTTTCATGGTCGTTTTCCGCCTGGTCTTCTTTCTTTTCTTCTTTAAGACTACTGTTACAGGCAACGCACCTATCCTGAAAGCCTGGAGTCTGGGGTTAAAGTTCGATATGCGACTTGCCCTGATCCTGGGGGTACCTATCTTACTCACCGCTTTTATTGCCCGGAACCATTTTTTCACCAAAGCAGCCATCCGCAGACCCCTGTTTGTATACCTTTTCATTGTATACCTGGTCCTGACCCTGGGGTACGTGTTTGACCTGGGGCATTACGCTTACCTGGGATTACGCATGGATCCGACTGTTACGCGTTTTCTGGCTTATGGTGAACGTGCAGACAATGCACGGATGTTATGGCAGAGCTACCCCGTGATTCGTACCCTGATCGGCATTGGTTTATTCCTTTTCCTGATCACCATACAGTTTACCCGTTCCTACTACCGGATGGGAAAAGAACCGGCGGTAAAGCTGGGAAACTGGAAATATACGGGTTGGCTGGCATCTATGGTGATCCTGTTTGCGGCAGGTATCTATGCCAATGTTGCTTATTTCCCGCTCCGTTGGAGTCAGGCGATGTTTACCAAGGATAACGGTGTCACCAGTCTGTCCCTGAATCCGATATTATATTATATATCCAATATGTCCGTACAAAAGGACACTTACGATATTCCCAAGACGAAGGAGTACTATCCAGTCATAGCGGATTATCTGAAGATAGACCAGCCCAATGTGGATAAACTGGATTTTGTACGGAACATACCTGGCAGAGAGGGTAAAAAAATGAACGTGGTACTGGTTATGCTGGAATCGACCGGCGCAGCTATCACGAGTATGTATAATAACCCGATGATGCCGACGCCTAATATGAAACAACTGGCGGACAGCGGTATTCTTTTCAATAATTTCTTTGTACCTGCCATCAGTACGGCCAGAACCGTGTACGGGGTAACAACGGGACTGCCGGATATCACCCTGACCAAAACAGCTTCCCGTCATCCGCAGATGGTTGATCAGCGGGTGGTAATGGACCAGTTTCAGGGGTATGAAAAGCTGTATCTGCTGGGGGGAAATACGAACTGGGCAAACATCAGGGCGGTATTTACCAACAATGTTGAAGGCATTAAGATCTTTGAGGAAGGCTATTATAAGGCGCCTAAGGCAGACGTCTGGGGCGTATCTGACTTTGACCTCATCACAGAAGCAGACGAGATCTTCCGGGATGCGAATATACGGCAAAAGCCTTTTGTCGCATTTCTTCAGCTGGCGGACAATCACCCGCCATATACCACTACAAAAGGAAGGGGCGATTTTAAGAAGGTGACGGAGAAGGACATTGACATGGAGAAATTCAAAAAGGCCGGTTTTGTGTCGATGGAACAGTTTAATGCTATCCGTTATGAGGACTATAATGTGGGGCATCTGATGGAACTGGCAAAGCAAGGCGGTTACCTGGACAATACTATTTTTATCATGTTCGGCGACCATAACTGTACGCTCAATCCGTATCATTTTATGCCGACGCCGGAGTATGAACTGATCAGTGGAGGCGTACATGCAGCCTGCTTTATTTACTGTCCGGCCCTGGTGAAACCACAGGTAGTAAACTATGCGGTTAGCCTGGTGGATATTTATCCCACAATGGCAAAACTGGCAGGGATACCGTTTAAAAACTATACCCTCGGACAGGATATGCTGGATACTACCCTTACCAGCCGTTATGCTTTTGCTACTTATCTAAAAAATCTGCAAACGCATATTTCACTGATCGGCCAGCGCTATCAGTATGAAATTAATACCTACACGCAGAAATCTTACCTGTATGATATGCAGGGAGATCCGCTGAAAGATGTGAAACAACAAAATCCGGATACTGCCAAAGCACTCGATAATTTAACGCGGGCTTTTTACGAAAGCACCCGATATTTGATGTTTAACAATAAAAAATAG
- a CDS encoding class I SAM-dependent methyltransferase, whose protein sequence is MEIQKHWFKDWFNSPYYHLLYSNRDTAEAAAFIDKLLHYLRPPANATMLDVACGTGRHSSYLASKGYTVTGIDLSIRSVNIAKKLENEHLSFFQHDMRLPFRVNYFDIVFNFFTSFGYFDTARENENALRTMKNALKPGGRLVLDYLNSPYVAANLVPNEVKEKGDVVFDIVREINDGKFQKQINILDRARLQRTTFTENVSAFTLSDFEEMFARQGLQITDIFGDYHFNSYDEQHSPRLIIIAAKQ, encoded by the coding sequence GTGGAAATACAAAAACATTGGTTTAAAGACTGGTTCAATTCTCCTTACTATCACCTGTTATATAGCAACAGGGATACAGCGGAAGCAGCAGCGTTCATCGACAAGCTCCTGCATTATCTGCGTCCGCCTGCTAATGCAACCATGCTGGATGTGGCCTGTGGTACAGGCCGTCATTCCAGTTATCTGGCATCCAAAGGGTATACTGTAACAGGTATAGATCTTTCTATCCGCAGTGTCAATATTGCGAAGAAGCTGGAAAATGAACATCTCAGCTTTTTTCAGCATGACATGCGTCTGCCATTCAGGGTGAACTATTTTGATATTGTATTTAACTTTTTTACCAGCTTTGGTTATTTTGATACCGCACGTGAGAACGAGAATGCGCTGCGGACAATGAAAAATGCGCTGAAACCGGGCGGCAGACTGGTACTGGACTATCTGAACAGTCCCTATGTAGCAGCTAACCTGGTGCCAAATGAAGTCAAAGAGAAAGGAGATGTGGTATTTGACATTGTGCGGGAGATCAATGATGGCAAATTCCAGAAGCAGATCAACATACTGGACCGTGCGCGCCTGCAAAGGACGACATTTACCGAGAATGTAAGCGCTTTTACACTGTCAGACTTTGAAGAGATGTTTGCCCGCCAGGGTTTACAGATAACGGACATTTTTGGAGACTATCATTTTAATAGTTACGATGAACAGCATTCACCGAGACTGATCATCATTGCTGCAAAACAATAG
- a CDS encoding phosphatase PAP2 family protein yields the protein MLERLLRLDYKLFFHINNVWQHPVLDAIIPWLREPYVWAPLYLFLLLFVTINYGWKGFWWIVFFLITFGLADQSSLFIKDAVGRLRPCRDPLMQHFVRVLVVYCPGSGSFTSSHAANHFAVGTFCFFTFRQISKWFAAMFFVWAAVICYAQVYVGVHYPLDVLGGGLLGLFLGSMSGSFFQRRIRLEPELAT from the coding sequence ATGCTGGAAAGACTGCTTAGACTGGATTACAAACTATTTTTTCATATTAACAATGTATGGCAGCATCCTGTACTGGACGCTATCATACCCTGGCTACGGGAACCTTATGTATGGGCGCCGCTCTATCTGTTCCTGTTGCTGTTTGTAACGATCAACTATGGATGGAAAGGGTTCTGGTGGATCGTATTTTTCCTGATCACTTTCGGTCTGGCAGACCAGTCCAGCTTGTTTATCAAGGATGCGGTGGGCAGGTTAAGACCTTGTCGCGATCCTCTGATGCAGCATTTTGTAAGAGTACTGGTGGTATACTGTCCGGGCAGTGGTAGTTTTACCTCTTCCCATGCTGCCAATCACTTTGCAGTAGGCACTTTTTGTTTCTTCACTTTCAGGCAGATCTCTAAATGGTTTGCCGCTATGTTTTTTGTCTGGGCCGCAGTAATCTGTTATGCACAGGTCTATGTAGGCGTTCATTACCCCTTGGATGTGTTAGGCGGAGGCCTGCTGGGACTCTTCCTTGGAAGCATGAGTGGCAGTTTTTTCCAACGGCGTATCAGACTGGAACCTGAATTAGCAACATGA
- a CDS encoding ZIP family metal transporter: protein MNWIFLLIVLLATLVGGLIPMVVKRVNPNFPIYMLAFTGACLFGITIMHLLPEVYHELGHQAGIYIVLGFFLQVALQTLSHGTEHGHTHVPTDKHQHVHLAPLLLGLSIHAFMEGIPLGFRFHDQAALSSLVIGVAAHKLPEAFTLITVMVHAHQRAPKLWRILILFSLVTPAAALLASELGAHSAFISSFTAYIVALVIGAFLHISTTIFYESGTKHHELSYRKVLAIAGGLVLAFLTLIFE from the coding sequence ATGAACTGGATCTTTTTATTAATTGTATTACTGGCTACCTTAGTCGGGGGCCTTATTCCGATGGTGGTGAAACGGGTAAACCCTAATTTCCCCATTTACATGCTGGCATTTACCGGCGCCTGCCTGTTCGGGATCACTATCATGCACCTCTTGCCGGAAGTGTATCATGAACTGGGTCATCAGGCGGGTATCTATATCGTACTGGGCTTTTTCCTGCAGGTAGCACTGCAAACGCTGTCACACGGTACGGAACACGGGCATACCCATGTTCCGACGGATAAACATCAGCATGTGCATCTGGCGCCCTTGCTGTTGGGATTGTCTATACACGCCTTTATGGAGGGAATTCCACTGGGATTCCGTTTTCATGATCAGGCTGCACTGTCCTCCCTGGTAATCGGGGTAGCGGCGCATAAACTACCGGAGGCTTTTACCCTGATAACGGTCATGGTACACGCACATCAGCGGGCGCCTAAACTCTGGCGGATCCTGATACTGTTTTCACTGGTAACACCGGCAGCAGCTTTACTGGCTTCAGAACTGGGCGCGCATTCTGCATTTATTTCCAGTTTTACCGCCTATATTGTGGCGCTGGTAATAGGGGCCTTTTTGCACATTTCTACCACCATTTTTTACGAAAGCGGTACCAAACACCATGAGCTGAGCTACCGCAAGGTACTGGCGATAGCGGGAGGTCTGGTTTTAGCATTTCTTACCTTAATATTTGAATAA
- a CDS encoding hemolysin family protein, with product MEVVVIILILILLNGLFSMSEIAMEYARKARLEYLANRGDEKAKAALKLASNPDRFLSTVQVGITLISILIGVLSGISLKPDLASYISGYPQLTAYSDGIAITIIVVVVTYFTLVIGELVPKRLGILRPESIARQMAGPMKWMAIVTSPFIWLLTIFTNFLVNIFNLKPTVDSNATEEEIKALINEGATSGAIEETEQEIIERVFHLGDRNITSLMTHRTDIVWLDVNDPKEIIRSKIFESPHSVYPVCDDEIDNIRGIISIKDLYMAAADNVHALAPIMKKPLFVPENNSAYQVLEKFKETQSHAAFIVDEYGTFLGMITLNDILEAIVGDMPETGQDDDYEIVRREDGSYLVDGQIPFYDFLSKFDKEDWMAEFEQEFDTMAGFILHHQEHIPKIGEKFAWRGFTFEIVDMDAHRIDKVLVEAPEEDIEEG from the coding sequence ATGGAAGTCGTCGTCATTATCCTCATCCTTATTCTACTAAATGGCTTATTCTCAATGTCCGAGATTGCCATGGAATACGCTCGTAAAGCAAGGCTTGAATATCTGGCCAATAGAGGGGATGAAAAGGCAAAGGCAGCACTCAAGCTGGCCAGCAATCCGGACAGGTTTCTTTCTACTGTCCAGGTAGGAATTACACTTATCAGCATTTTAATAGGCGTTTTATCAGGTATCAGCCTCAAGCCGGACCTGGCGTCTTATATTTCCGGCTATCCTCAGCTGACTGCATATAGCGATGGCATTGCTATCACGATTATCGTGGTGGTAGTGACCTATTTTACGTTGGTGATAGGAGAACTGGTGCCTAAACGTCTGGGCATCCTGCGGCCGGAATCGATAGCCCGTCAGATGGCGGGCCCGATGAAATGGATGGCAATAGTCACCTCTCCTTTTATCTGGCTGCTGACCATTTTTACCAATTTCCTGGTGAATATCTTCAATCTGAAGCCAACTGTGGACAGTAATGCCACGGAGGAAGAGATCAAAGCGCTGATCAACGAAGGGGCAACTTCCGGCGCTATTGAAGAGACTGAACAGGAGATCATTGAGCGTGTATTTCACCTGGGAGACAGGAATATCACCTCACTGATGACCCACCGTACAGATATCGTATGGCTGGACGTGAATGATCCCAAAGAAATTATCCGCAGTAAGATATTTGAGAGTCCGCACTCCGTGTATCCTGTCTGTGATGATGAAATTGATAATATACGCGGTATTATTTCCATCAAGGATCTTTATATGGCAGCGGCTGATAATGTGCATGCACTGGCCCCTATCATGAAAAAGCCCCTGTTTGTACCCGAAAATAACTCTGCTTACCAGGTACTGGAAAAATTCAAGGAAACACAGAGTCATGCTGCGTTTATCGTTGATGAATATGGTACATTCCTGGGAATGATCACCCTGAACGATATCCTTGAAGCGATTGTGGGCGATATGCCGGAAACCGGACAAGATGATGATTATGAGATCGTTCGCAGGGAAGATGGTTCCTATCTGGTAGATGGTCAGATCCCTTTCTATGACTTCCTCAGCAAATTTGACAAGGAAGACTGGATGGCGGAATTTGAGCAGGAATTTGACACGATGGCCGGGTTTATCCTGCATCACCAGGAGCATATTCCAAAAATCGGGGAGAAGTTTGCCTGGAGAGGATTTACTTTTGAAATCGTTGATATGGACGCCCATCGTATTGATAAAGTACTGGTAGAGGCGCCGGAAGAAGATATTGAAGAAGGCTGA
- the hutH gene encoding histidine ammonia-lyase produces the protein MVVLGSKVLSLDEVYRVLFDGEELSLEEAALQQVSENYEFLKTFAAKKLIYGINTGFGPMAQYRISESDTHQLQYNLIRSHSSGAGKFMSPLLTKGLMIARLSSFMQAHSGVHPEVVNLLKDLINKDVYPCVCEHGGVGASGDLVQLAHLALVLIGEGEVVYEEKIRPTAEVFLQLGLKPMGVHVREGLAVINGTSAMTGVALVNIIEAKKLLGWSCILSSMINEVVEAFDDHLSKELNAVKRHVGQNKVAAAMRNILKDSKMIRHRPDHFYKELEEEIFKDKVQEYYSLRCVPQVLGPIYDTLVQAEQIVVQELNSVSDNPVVDHHQENVFHGGNFHGDYISLEMDKVKIAITKLSMLSERQLNYLMNDKLNHKFPPFMNLGKLGLNFGMQGIQFTATSTVAENQTLSFPMYVHSIPNNNDNQDIVSMGCNAALMTNRVIENAYEVLAIQVMTMLQAVDYLNCHERLSSFSHRIYSEVRAIFPKFIEDSPKYKDAKKIKEYLLQHDPAIVW, from the coding sequence ATGGTTGTTTTAGGAAGTAAGGTGCTTTCACTGGACGAAGTGTACCGCGTGTTATTTGATGGGGAGGAGTTGAGCCTGGAGGAAGCCGCTTTACAGCAGGTATCTGAGAACTACGAGTTTTTGAAGACGTTTGCGGCTAAGAAGCTGATTTACGGTATCAATACCGGTTTTGGTCCGATGGCCCAGTACCGCATCAGCGAGAGCGATACGCACCAGTTACAGTACAATCTTATCCGCAGCCATAGTTCAGGCGCCGGCAAATTTATGTCGCCCCTGTTAACAAAAGGTCTGATGATCGCGCGTCTCAGCAGCTTTATGCAGGCACATTCCGGTGTGCATCCTGAGGTGGTGAATCTACTTAAAGACCTGATCAACAAAGACGTTTATCCTTGTGTATGTGAACACGGTGGCGTAGGCGCCAGCGGTGACCTGGTACAGCTGGCCCATCTCGCGCTGGTACTGATCGGAGAAGGAGAAGTGGTATATGAAGAGAAAATCCGTCCTACAGCAGAGGTGTTTTTACAACTGGGACTGAAACCAATGGGCGTACACGTGCGTGAAGGACTGGCCGTTATCAACGGTACATCTGCCATGACCGGCGTAGCCCTGGTAAATATCATTGAAGCAAAGAAACTGCTGGGCTGGAGCTGTATCCTGTCATCCATGATCAATGAAGTAGTGGAAGCATTTGACGATCACCTGTCTAAAGAGCTGAACGCCGTAAAGCGTCACGTAGGACAGAACAAGGTCGCTGCCGCTATGCGCAATATTCTGAAAGACAGTAAGATGATCAGACACCGTCCTGATCATTTCTATAAAGAACTGGAAGAAGAAATCTTTAAAGATAAAGTACAGGAATATTACTCCCTGCGTTGTGTGCCGCAGGTACTGGGGCCTATCTATGATACCCTGGTACAGGCAGAACAGATCGTGGTACAGGAGCTGAATTCCGTGAGTGATAACCCGGTAGTGGACCATCACCAGGAGAACGTATTCCATGGAGGTAATTTTCATGGAGACTATATTTCCCTGGAAATGGATAAAGTGAAGATCGCCATCACTAAACTGTCGATGTTGTCTGAAAGACAGTTGAACTACCTGATGAATGACAAGCTGAACCACAAATTCCCGCCGTTCATGAACCTGGGTAAACTGGGCCTGAACTTCGGTATGCAGGGTATCCAGTTCACTGCTACCTCTACGGTTGCAGAGAACCAGACGCTGTCTTTCCCGATGTATGTACACAGCATTCCTAATAATAATGACAACCAGGATATTGTGAGCATGGGTTGTAATGCTGCACTGATGACTAACCGTGTGATTGAGAATGCATATGAAGTCCTGGCGATACAGGTGATGACCATGCTGCAGGCGGTTGACTACCTGAACTGTCATGAGCGTCTGTCCTCTTTCTCACACCGTATTTACAGCGAAGTAAGGGCAATTTTCCCTAAATTTATCGAGGACAGTCCCAAGTATAAAGACGCTAAAAAGATCAAGGAATACCTGTTACAGCATGATCCAGCTATCGTGTGGTAA
- the fabG gene encoding 3-oxoacyl-ACP reductase FabG — MKCALITGGSRGIGRAICVKMAELGYYVLINYKGNEAAANETLEAVRAKGSDGELLQFNVGDNEEVVAVLGGWIENNKEKQIEVLVNNAGIREDNLLFWMNAEQWRNVLNISLDGFFNVTKQVVNNMLMKRYGRIINIVSLSGIKGLPGQTNYSAAKAGVIGATKALAQEVAKRGVTVNAVAPGFIKTDMTAELNEKELAAQVPMNRFGTPEEVAEAVAFFASKASSYITGEVLSINGGLYT, encoded by the coding sequence ATGAAATGTGCTTTAATAACAGGTGGCTCCAGAGGAATAGGAAGGGCAATATGCGTGAAGATGGCGGAGTTGGGGTACTATGTACTGATCAACTATAAAGGAAATGAAGCTGCTGCTAACGAAACACTGGAAGCTGTAAGAGCGAAAGGAAGCGATGGTGAACTGCTGCAATTCAATGTGGGCGACAACGAGGAAGTAGTGGCGGTCTTAGGTGGCTGGATAGAAAATAATAAAGAAAAACAGATTGAGGTACTGGTGAATAACGCCGGTATCCGTGAAGATAACCTGCTGTTCTGGATGAATGCAGAGCAGTGGAGAAATGTGCTGAACATCAGCCTGGATGGTTTCTTCAACGTTACCAAACAGGTTGTGAACAACATGTTGATGAAGCGTTATGGACGTATTATCAATATCGTATCACTTTCGGGTATCAAAGGGCTGCCTGGTCAGACCAACTACTCCGCAGCAAAAGCGGGTGTGATCGGGGCTACGAAAGCGTTGGCGCAGGAAGTCGCTAAACGCGGCGTGACCGTTAATGCAGTGGCGCCTGGTTTTATCAAAACGGATATGACCGCCGAACTGAATGAAAAAGAACTGGCAGCGCAGGTACCGATGAACCGTTTCGGTACGCCGGAAGAAGTAGCAGAAGCTGTTGCGTTCTTTGCCTCGAAAGCATCTTCTTATATAACAGGAGAGGTGTTATCGATTAACGGAGGACTTTATACTTGA
- a CDS encoding beta-ketoacyl-[acyl-carrier-protein] synthase family protein: MNRVVITGLGIYSCIGKNLDDVRDSLYQGKSGIILDPARKAFGYRSGLTGFVDRPDLKGVLDRRARTMMPEQAEFAYMSTREAMAQAKIDPDYIEKTEVGLLFGNDSSSKPVIEANDIMREKKDTMLVGSGSVFQTMNSTVNMNLATIFKLRGINFSVSAACASGSHAIGLGYMFIRNGMQDCVVCGGAQEINIYSMGNFDGIAAFSVREGDPAKASRPFDRDRDGLVPSGGAATVILESLESAQRRGATILGEVIGYGFSSNGAHISNPTIEGPARSLQIALQDAGLQAKDIEYINAHATSTPAGDASEAAAIDQVFGDSKPYVSSTKSMTGHECWMAGASEIVYSMLMMQNGFIAPNINLENPDGAAARLNINSTTINKDFNIFLSNSFGFGGTNSSLIVKKWMK, from the coding sequence ATGAACAGAGTTGTGATAACAGGATTGGGAATATATTCCTGTATTGGCAAGAACCTGGACGACGTACGGGATTCATTATACCAGGGTAAATCTGGTATTATCCTGGACCCGGCCAGAAAAGCTTTTGGCTATCGTTCTGGTCTGACAGGTTTTGTAGATCGTCCTGACCTGAAGGGAGTACTTGACCGCCGCGCCCGCACAATGATGCCGGAGCAGGCGGAGTTTGCTTATATGAGTACCCGTGAGGCAATGGCACAGGCTAAGATCGATCCTGATTATATAGAGAAGACGGAAGTTGGATTGCTGTTTGGTAACGATAGTTCTTCCAAGCCGGTCATTGAGGCGAATGATATCATGCGGGAGAAGAAAGATACGATGCTGGTGGGTTCCGGTTCTGTGTTTCAGACAATGAACTCTACTGTGAATATGAACCTGGCTACTATCTTCAAACTGAGAGGAATTAACTTCAGCGTGAGTGCAGCCTGTGCGAGTGGTTCACATGCCATCGGACTTGGATATATGTTTATCCGTAATGGTATGCAGGATTGTGTTGTATGCGGAGGCGCCCAGGAGATCAATATTTACTCTATGGGTAATTTTGATGGTATTGCCGCATTTTCGGTAAGAGAAGGAGATCCGGCAAAAGCGAGTCGTCCGTTTGACCGTGACCGTGATGGACTGGTGCCAAGCGGCGGAGCTGCTACGGTAATACTTGAAAGCCTGGAATCTGCGCAGCGCAGAGGAGCTACCATACTGGGAGAAGTAATCGGTTATGGATTTTCTTCCAACGGCGCACACATTTCTAACCCAACTATTGAAGGACCGGCACGTTCCTTGCAAATAGCATTACAGGATGCAGGATTGCAGGCGAAGGATATCGAATATATCAACGCCCATGCAACCAGTACACCGGCAGGCGATGCCAGTGAAGCGGCTGCGATAGACCAGGTATTTGGTGATTCCAAACCATATGTGAGCTCTACAAAGTCTATGACGGGACACGAATGCTGGATGGCGGGGGCCAGTGAGATCGTTTATTCCATGCTCATGATGCAAAACGGCTTCATCGCACCGAATATTAATCTGGAAAACCCAGATGGCGCTGCCGCCCGCTTAAATATAAACAGTACGACTATTAATAAAGATTTTAATATATTTTTGTCTAATTCTTTTGGCTTTGGGGGAACGAATTCCTCTCTCATTGTCAAGAAATGGATGAAGTAA
- a CDS encoding phosphopantetheine-binding protein, protein MDKQEIIKITNAFLVEEFEADGDKIMPDANLKATLDLDSLDYIDLVVVIENNFGFKVNPEDFQSIATFQNFYDYVADRIKQKELV, encoded by the coding sequence ATGGACAAACAAGAAATCATAAAAATCACGAATGCATTCCTGGTAGAGGAATTTGAAGCGGATGGGGACAAGATTATGCCTGATGCCAATCTTAAAGCTACCCTTGATCTGGATAGCCTTGACTATATTGATCTGGTGGTAGTTATTGAAAACAATTTTGGATTTAAAGTAAATCCGGAAGATTTCCAGAGTATAGCCACATTCCAGAACTTTTATGACTACGTGGCTGATCGTATCAAACAAAAGGAACTGGTATAA
- a CDS encoding acyltransferase, producing MSSWEGKSKGNKLGYSIFIGTLRYGGVLPAYILLRFVAAYYFLFSYSSSRPIFHYFKTRVGYGWWHSLVSLYRNYYVFGQVLIDKVVVMSGIQNKFTFEFEGEKYLREITAAGKGGIMLSAHLGNWEVAGHLFRRLETRINIVMFDGEHERIKKYLSSVTGERNVNIIVIKDDLSHIYAINDALSNKELVCMHADRFLTGNKTVTVPFMGADARFPAGPFLLASTFRVPVSMVFAFKETNTHYHLYATQPREYHGRRRQGVENAVQDFVQELEVMVKKYPEQWFNYYDFWSMPEEK from the coding sequence ATGTCTTCCTGGGAGGGGAAATCCAAAGGAAATAAGCTGGGGTACAGTATTTTTATTGGGACGTTGCGTTATGGAGGCGTACTGCCTGCTTATATATTATTAAGGTTTGTAGCCGCGTACTATTTTTTGTTCTCCTACAGCTCCTCACGCCCCATTTTTCACTACTTTAAAACCAGGGTCGGATATGGCTGGTGGCATTCTTTGGTAAGTCTGTACCGGAACTATTATGTTTTCGGACAAGTGCTTATTGATAAGGTCGTTGTCATGTCCGGCATCCAGAATAAATTCACCTTTGAATTTGAAGGGGAAAAGTATCTGCGGGAAATTACTGCTGCAGGTAAAGGTGGTATTATGCTCAGCGCTCACCTGGGAAACTGGGAGGTAGCAGGGCACCTGTTCCGTCGTCTTGAAACCCGTATCAATATTGTCATGTTTGATGGCGAGCATGAGCGTATTAAAAAATACCTTTCATCCGTTACAGGAGAACGTAATGTGAATATTATTGTTATTAAGGATGATTTGTCGCACATTTACGCCATCAATGACGCATTGAGTAACAAGGAACTGGTATGTATGCATGCTGACAGGTTCCTTACAGGCAATAAAACCGTCACTGTTCCCTTTATGGGAGCAGATGCCCGTTTTCCTGCAGGACCGTTCCTGCTGGCATCTACATTCAGGGTACCGGTATCAATGGTGTTTGCCTTTAAGGAAACGAATACGCATTATCACCTGTACGCTACCCAACCGAGGGAATATCATGGTCGCCGCCGGCAGGGCGTAGAGAATGCAGTTCAGGATTTTGTACAGGAACTGGAAGTCATGGTGAAGAAATATCCTGAGCAATGGTTTAATTATTACGATTTCTGGTCAATGCCGGAAGAAAAATAG